A genomic stretch from Hemicordylus capensis ecotype Gifberg chromosome 1, rHemCap1.1.pri, whole genome shotgun sequence includes:
- the LOC128327217 gene encoding olfactory receptor 1020-like, protein MVDMPEGNYTTVTEFILLGLTDRPELQGVLFVVLLIIYLTTVVGNLGMITLIKVDPRLHTPMYFFLSHLAFLDFSYSSAIASKTLMNLFAENKGISFISCAAQMYSFIAFGATECFLLAVMAYDRYVAICKPLLYKVIMSHRLCLILLIGSYICGFAISLIHTSYAFRLSFCHSNVIIHFFCDVIPLLNISCTNTRANEIILFAFCIFNGVFITLEICISYMYVVSTILKIRSTTGRHKAFSTCISHLTVVVMFFGTAVFMYMRPSSDSSPDEDRVVSIFYTVVNPMLNPLIYSLRNKEVKDALKRVLNKKNWGFVQKDTKVIKTIA, encoded by the coding sequence ATGGTAGACATGCCTGAGGGAAACTACACCACTGTGACTGAATTCATCCTCCTGGGTCTAACAGACAGGCCAGAGCTCCAGGGTGTTTTATTTGTGGTGCTCCTGATCATATACTTGACCACAGTAGTAGGGAACTTGGGCATGATCACATTAATCAAGGTTGACCCCCGACTGCATACTCCTATGTATTTTTTTCTCAGCCACTTGGCTTTCTTGGACTTCTCCTACTCCTCAGCAATTGCCTCTAAGACACTAATGAACCTATTCGCTGAGAACAAGGGCATCTCATTCATCAGCTGTGCTGCTCAGATGTATAGCTTCATTGCATTTGGGGCTACTGAATGCTTCCTTCTGGCTGTAATGGCATATGACCGCTATGTGGCCATTTGTAAGCCCTTGCTTTATAAAGTCATCATGTCCCATCGACTTTGCCTGATACTCCTGATTGGGTCTTACATTTGTGGCTTTGCAATTTCATTGATACACACAAGCTATGCTTTCCGGCTGTCGTTCTGCCACTCAAATGTCATCATTCATTTCTTCTGCGATGTCATTCCCTTGCTCAACATCTCCTGCACTAACACCAGAGCAAATGAAATCATTCTGTTTGCATTCTGTATCTTTAATGGGGTCTTCATCACATTGGAAATTTGCATTTCTTATATGTATGTTGTTTCCACTATTTTGAAAATCCGCTCCACTACAGGCAGGCACAAAGCCTTCTCCACTTGCATTTCTCACTTGACAGTTGTTGTGATGTTCTTTGGGACAGCTGTTTTTATGTATATGAGACCCAGTTCAGACTCCTCACCAGATGAAGATAGGGTTGTGTCCATTTTTTATACCGTGGTAAATCCCATGTTGAACCCCTTGATCTACAGCCTGAGGAACAAGGAGGTGAAGGATGCCTTGAAGAGGGTGTTAAACAAGAAAAATTGGGGTTTTGTGCAGAAAGATACTAAGGTGATTAAAACTATTGCTTAA
- the LOC128327633 gene encoding olfactory receptor-like protein OLF3: MMYESGYNMGRGNKTWNVEFVLLGLSAQPGTQKGLFVLFLMMYIVTMAGNTLIILVLKKDPCLHTPMYYFLSHLSFLDMCYTTTIIPQMLSNFLAEHKTISFEGCMAQMYISLSLGGIEFILLAVMAYDRYMAICHPLHYNTVMSWRLCMQMAGGCWLSGFVNALVQTVFTLHLPYCGKRIINHFGCEVLAVQQLACSSTFVGDAVMLGAGVLILLTPFFLVLVSYVYILSTILQIRSAEGRRKAFSTCTAHLTVVTLCYGTAIFAYLRPRSHYSAKQGKTASLFYCVVTPMLNPMIYSLRNQEVKGALVKVIGGKCKRRTLLCF, from the coding sequence aTGATGTATGAATCTGGATACAATATGGGAAGAGGAAATAAGACATGGAATGTGGAATTTGTACTCCTGGGCTTATCCGCTCAGCCAGGAACTCAGAAAGgcctttttgttctctttctgaTGATGTATATTGTGACCATGGCAGGGAATACGCTTATCATTCTGGTGTTAAAAAAGGACCCATGCTTGCACACACCTATGTATTATTTTCTGAGCCATCTATCCTTCCTGGACATGTGctacaccaccaccatcatccctCAAATGCTTTCCAACTTCCTGGCAGAGCATAAAACCATCTCCTTCGAAGGTTGCATGGCACAGATGTATATCTCCCTGTCTCTGGGAGGAATTGAATTCATCTTGCTGGCTGTCATGGCCTATGACCGGTACATGGCCATATGCCACCCCTTGCATTATAACACTGTGATGAGTTGGCGGCTCTGTATGCAGATGGCTGGAGGATGTTGGCTCAGTGGCTTTGTGAATGCCCTGGTACAGACTGTGTTCACTCTCCACTTGCCATACTGTGGAAAGAGGATCATCAACCATTTTGGCTGCGAGGTGTTGGCCGTGCAGCAGCTGGCCTGTTCTAGCACTTTTGTGGGGGATGCCGTGATGCTGGGAGCTGGCGTGCTCATCCTGCTCACACCCTTCTTTCTTGTGCTGGTGTCTTATGTGTATATCCTCTCAACCATCCTTCAGATTCGTTCAGCTGAGGGAAGGCGCAAAGCTTTTTCCACCTGCACAGCCCACCTAACTGTGGTGACCCTGTGCTATGGAACAGCCATCTTTGCCTACTTGCGGCCCAGGTCCCACTACTCAGCCAAGCAGGGGAAAACTGCCTCgctgttttattgtgttgttaCTCCCATGCTGAACCCCATGATTTACAGTCTGAGGAATCAAGAGGTAAAGGGGGCCCTGGTGAAAGTTATTGGGGGAAAGTGCAAAAGGAGAACATTGCTTTGCTTTTGA